Proteins encoded within one genomic window of Salinisphaera sp. T31B1:
- a CDS encoding TAXI family TRAP transporter solute-binding subunit: MYRVSAVILAVVIAVAAVWWLSRGILPPSTVRFAAGIENGGYWKIATKYRDILAKDNIDLKLIATAGSVENAQLMADGKADVALLQGGIDAGDDIETLGAVFTEPFLIFARPTDGVEVPRNPARWSGLRIAAGGEGSGTRAATRAFLNAAGLSDNANTLLPLGGAKAAQALTAGKADVALFVAPLSAPYLKPVLADPKASLLPLDHIVALSRRMPQSILVDVPSGAFGLNPPLPPRKRQLLGLVARIVAQPDLHPAIVDRLVEAARQVHKSGDMITPEGRFPTMDNTSLPQNSYARDLIADGPSPLARFLPYWVTAQISRFAILLLPIVFLLLPFLRTLPGLYKWSVRNRVFRHYARIREIDEAAAETDDPQQLHALETELAELDREIASLHLPLTYRGYAYDARLHIDLLRKRIANRAG, encoded by the coding sequence ATGTATCGAGTATCTGCCGTGATTCTCGCGGTCGTCATAGCGGTCGCCGCAGTATGGTGGTTGAGCCGAGGCATCCTGCCGCCGTCGACGGTGCGTTTCGCAGCCGGCATCGAAAACGGCGGCTACTGGAAGATCGCCACCAAATATCGCGACATACTCGCGAAGGACAACATCGACCTGAAGCTGATCGCCACGGCAGGCTCGGTCGAGAATGCACAGCTGATGGCGGACGGCAAGGCCGATGTGGCGCTGTTGCAGGGCGGCATCGATGCCGGCGACGACATCGAGACGCTGGGCGCGGTATTCACGGAGCCGTTTCTGATCTTCGCGCGGCCGACGGACGGCGTGGAGGTACCGCGCAACCCGGCCCGGTGGTCGGGTCTACGAATCGCCGCGGGCGGCGAAGGCTCGGGCACGCGAGCGGCCACGCGCGCGTTCCTGAACGCCGCCGGCCTTTCCGACAATGCCAACACCCTGTTGCCGCTGGGCGGCGCCAAGGCCGCACAGGCGTTGACGGCTGGCAAGGCCGACGTCGCGTTGTTCGTCGCCCCGCTGTCGGCGCCGTATCTGAAGCCGGTGCTGGCCGATCCGAAAGCCAGCCTGTTGCCACTCGATCATATCGTGGCGTTGTCGCGGCGGATGCCGCAATCGATCCTTGTCGATGTGCCCTCGGGTGCATTCGGCCTCAACCCGCCCCTGCCCCCGCGCAAACGCCAGCTGCTGGGCCTGGTCGCCCGGATCGTGGCCCAGCCGGACCTGCATCCGGCGATCGTCGACCGTCTGGTCGAGGCTGCACGCCAGGTCCACAAGTCCGGGGATATGATCACCCCCGAGGGCCGGTTTCCCACGATGGACAATACCTCGCTGCCGCAGAACAGCTATGCACGCGATCTGATCGCCGACGGCCCCAGCCCGCTGGCCCGTTTTCTGCCGTACTGGGTGACCGCACAGATCAGCCGCTTCGCGATCCTGCTGCTGCCGATCGTTTTTCTACTGCTGCCGTTTCTGCGCACCCTGCCCGGGCTGTACAAATGGAGCGTACGCAACCGCGTCTTCCGCCACTACGCCCGTATCCGCGAAATCGATGAAGCGGCCGCCGAGACCGACGATCCGCAGCAGCTGCACGCGCTGGAAACCGAGCTCGCCGAGTTGGACCGGGAAATCGCGAGCCTGCATCTGCCCCTGACGTATCGCGGCTATGCCTACGACGCACGTCTGCATATCGATCTGCTGCGCAAACGGATCGCCAATCGCGCGGGATGA
- a CDS encoding LysR family transcriptional regulator, with protein MDRLQALNVFVAVAEAESFARGARATGVSAPSATRAVNTLETALGARLFTRSTRRVRLTDVGRTYLAEVREILAHLQAADDTASGAANTPVGQLRITCPQEFGRIHVAPLLIEFLDIHPTIRADVLMVDRLVNLVEEGFDIAVRIGHLPSSELSAVRVGQVRRIVCGSPDYFARHGRPRTPGDLARHSLVSRAADSASSEWRFDADDPRAARPDTRLTVSTVAATIDIAKRGWGLSRVLSYQVADDLAAGRLERVLEAYEPDPLPIHFVHVEGRRAAAKVRAFIDFAVERLRRLQVLR; from the coding sequence ATGGATCGTCTGCAGGCATTGAACGTCTTCGTTGCCGTCGCCGAGGCCGAAAGCTTCGCTCGGGGCGCCCGTGCTACCGGCGTCAGTGCGCCATCGGCCACCCGCGCGGTGAATACGCTGGAAACCGCCCTGGGCGCCCGGCTTTTCACCCGCTCGACCCGGCGCGTCCGGCTGACCGACGTGGGCCGCACCTATCTCGCCGAGGTGCGGGAGATCCTCGCGCATCTGCAAGCCGCCGACGACACGGCCTCGGGGGCTGCCAACACGCCGGTCGGGCAATTGCGTATCACCTGTCCGCAGGAATTCGGGCGTATTCATGTCGCGCCGCTGCTCATCGAGTTTCTCGATATCCACCCGACAATCCGAGCTGATGTGCTGATGGTCGACCGTCTCGTGAACCTGGTCGAGGAAGGCTTCGATATCGCCGTACGGATCGGTCACCTGCCCTCGTCCGAACTCTCGGCCGTACGCGTCGGCCAGGTTCGGCGCATCGTCTGCGGCTCGCCGGACTACTTCGCACGCCACGGCCGACCGCGCACGCCGGGCGATCTCGCCCGCCACTCGCTCGTGTCGCGCGCCGCCGACAGCGCGTCGAGCGAGTGGCGCTTTGACGCCGACGACCCGCGCGCGGCTCGCCCAGACACGCGCCTGACGGTCAGCACCGTGGCCGCCACGATCGATATCGCCAAACGCGGCTGGGGGCTGTCCCGCGTGCTGTCCTATCAGGTCGCCGACGATCTCGCCGCAGGCCGGCTCGAGCGGGTCCTGGAAGCCTACGAGCCCGATCCGCTGCCGATCCATTTCGTCCACGTCGAAGGCCGGCGTGCGGCAGCGAAGGTCCGAGCCTTCATCGATTTCGCGGTCGAACGCCTGCGCCGTCTTCAGGTGCTGCGTTGA